A single region of the Marinobacter nanhaiticus D15-8W genome encodes:
- a CDS encoding alpha/beta hydrolase, protein MRVTTLSYIELETRSDPDSAVIWLHGLGASGHDFEPVVPELRLPKDAGVRFIFPHAPTLPVTINGGMHMPAWYDIKAMDIDRTVDEEQLLKSAEAIGELIEQEIERGIDSKRIIVAGFSQGGAVAYQVGLAYPKPLAGILGLSTYFATFKSIKPSDANREIPIRIYHGTHDPMVPESLGRQSYLNLEEMGYNVRYGTYPMDHSVCLEEILDIGKFITEHLKLA, encoded by the coding sequence GTGCGCGTGACCACACTGAGCTATATCGAACTCGAAACCCGTTCCGATCCGGACTCTGCGGTTATCTGGCTGCACGGCCTTGGCGCCAGTGGCCACGATTTCGAGCCGGTGGTCCCCGAGTTGCGGCTGCCGAAGGACGCCGGTGTACGCTTTATTTTTCCCCATGCGCCGACCCTGCCGGTCACCATCAATGGCGGTATGCACATGCCCGCTTGGTACGATATCAAGGCGATGGACATCGACCGTACCGTGGATGAGGAGCAGTTGCTGAAGTCAGCCGAGGCCATTGGCGAGCTGATCGAGCAGGAGATCGAGCGGGGCATCGACAGTAAGCGCATCATCGTGGCCGGTTTCTCCCAGGGCGGGGCGGTTGCCTACCAGGTGGGTCTGGCTTATCCCAAGCCGCTGGCTGGTATCCTGGGTCTTTCCACTTACTTCGCCACCTTCAAGTCCATTAAACCCTCCGATGCCAATCGCGAGATCCCCATCCGTATCTATCACGGTACACACGACCCGATGGTGCCTGAGAGCCTGGGGCGCCAGAGTTACCTGAACCTGGAGGAGATGGGCTACAACGTCCGTTACGGGACCTATCCGATGGATCACAGCGTGTGCCTGGAAGAGATCCTGGATATCGGCAAGTTCATCACCGAGCACCTGAAACTCGCCTGA
- a CDS encoding TrkH family potassium uptake protein: MKNLAPVTFIVSIMLVLLSTFLTLPPIFLPGAPNASDFSSTAIGVFLVGVLGLWLTRNNSHRLQPRYMFLLTVSSWVIISLLCALPLYLSNLNLSMTDAIFESFSGITTTGSTVLTGLDTMAPDILLWRSIIQWIGGIGIIGMFVAVLPFLGIGGMRLFATESSEWTEKALPRMKSLSRGLLLVYCSFTLACIACYWLAGMDLFNAINHAFTTISTGGYSTSDSSMGQFNSLSILLLSSLFMALGAMPFFLFVRELHGQHGVLIRDQQVRAFISVLILSALIMTIYRLLNHEEHPFELFVAALFNVTSIVTTTGYASEDYLLWGPFTSVAFFFLTFVGGCSGSTSGGMKIFRFQLSFMVLREQFRRLLHPRAVLTRNFNGRPVSDEIIASMISYVFVFLVTMAVMTLLLSLLGVDLITSLTGSITALTNVGPGLGTVIGPAGNFALLPDEAKWILSVGMILGRLELLSVIILFSPAFWRT; this comes from the coding sequence ATGAAAAATCTCGCGCCCGTCACTTTTATCGTGAGCATCATGCTGGTGCTGCTCAGTACGTTCCTGACGCTGCCGCCGATTTTCCTGCCCGGGGCGCCCAATGCCTCCGATTTCAGCAGTACCGCGATCGGCGTCTTTCTCGTCGGTGTGCTCGGTCTTTGGCTGACCCGGAACAATTCCCACCGGCTGCAACCACGATACATGTTCCTGCTGACCGTCAGCAGCTGGGTGATCATCTCCCTGCTTTGTGCCCTGCCGCTCTACTTGAGCAACCTCAACCTGTCGATGACGGACGCCATCTTCGAGAGCTTCTCCGGTATCACCACGACCGGCTCCACCGTGCTGACGGGGCTGGATACCATGGCGCCGGATATCCTCCTGTGGCGCTCGATTATCCAGTGGATTGGCGGCATCGGGATAATCGGGATGTTCGTGGCGGTCCTGCCTTTCCTCGGGATCGGCGGGATGCGGCTGTTCGCCACCGAATCGTCGGAATGGACGGAAAAGGCCCTGCCCCGCATGAAAAGCCTGAGCCGCGGGCTGCTACTGGTCTACTGCAGCTTCACGCTGGCGTGCATTGCCTGCTACTGGCTGGCCGGCATGGATCTGTTCAATGCCATAAACCACGCCTTTACGACGATTTCCACGGGCGGCTACTCCACATCCGACAGCTCCATGGGGCAGTTCAACAGTCTGTCCATCCTGCTATTGTCCTCCCTGTTCATGGCCCTAGGCGCAATGCCATTCTTCCTGTTCGTGCGGGAGCTCCACGGACAGCATGGGGTGCTGATTCGCGACCAGCAGGTGCGGGCGTTCATCAGCGTGTTGATCCTTTCCGCGCTGATCATGACCATATACCGGCTGCTCAATCACGAAGAGCATCCCTTCGAGCTCTTCGTCGCGGCCCTGTTCAATGTTACCTCCATCGTCACCACGACCGGCTACGCCTCGGAGGATTACCTGCTCTGGGGTCCTTTCACCAGCGTCGCCTTCTTCTTCCTGACGTTCGTCGGCGGCTGTTCGGGGTCGACCAGTGGCGGGATGAAGATCTTCCGTTTCCAGCTTTCGTTCATGGTGCTCAGGGAGCAGTTCAGGCGCCTGCTCCACCCTCGCGCGGTCCTGACCCGCAATTTCAACGGGCGTCCGGTCAGCGACGAAATCATCGCCTCGATGATCTCCTACGTTTTCGTGTTCCTGGTGACCATGGCGGTAATGACGTTGCTGCTTTCGTTGCTGGGAGTGGACCTTATCACCAGCCTGACAGGTTCCATCACGGCGTTGACCAACGTTGGCCCCGGGCTGGGCACGGTGATCGGCCCGGCAGGAAACTTTGCGCTCCTGCCGGACGAAGCCAAATGGATTTTGAGTGTAGGAATGATCCTGGGTCGGCTTGAATTGCTGAGCGTGATTATCCTGTTCTCGCCTGCGTTCTGGCGTACTTAA
- a CDS encoding helix-hairpin-helix domain-containing protein, producing MAKKEKAGVDKLVKKVNKEFEKTSTQLEKLINDAFKQFDSLQSQVQEPIRKLLDEVEKLRERELKRFNDELDRRMKEFHDLQHAILERVGFAGKEVEKETKQTAQKASSAASKAAPPKAKSAANKAAKSADSAKTSAKKAAPKKSPTKKPAAKKSTAKSSSAAKSSTSKPASAAKASTSTTTTGSAATSASKAPAAKTTSATAKPKTVNESDLTKIKGLGPATATKLKAMGITSIKQIADPTAEEKEKMKDFSNMKGFDSWSDEAKKLLS from the coding sequence ATGGCAAAGAAAGAAAAAGCAGGTGTCGATAAGCTGGTCAAGAAGGTCAACAAGGAATTCGAAAAGACCTCCACCCAGCTCGAAAAGCTCATCAACGATGCGTTCAAGCAGTTTGATTCCCTGCAGAGTCAGGTCCAGGAGCCGATCCGCAAGCTGCTTGACGAGGTGGAAAAGCTGCGTGAGCGCGAACTCAAGCGCTTCAACGACGAGCTGGACCGTCGGATGAAGGAGTTCCACGACCTGCAGCACGCCATCCTTGAGCGTGTGGGATTTGCCGGCAAGGAGGTCGAGAAAGAGACCAAGCAGACGGCCCAGAAAGCGAGTTCTGCCGCCTCCAAGGCCGCGCCGCCAAAAGCCAAGTCGGCTGCGAACAAGGCCGCCAAATCTGCCGATTCAGCCAAGACCTCTGCCAAGAAGGCCGCTCCGAAAAAGTCACCGACCAAAAAGCCGGCTGCCAAGAAATCGACTGCCAAGTCATCTTCAGCTGCTAAATCGTCCACGAGTAAGCCGGCTTCAGCCGCCAAGGCGTCTACCTCTACGACGACTACAGGCTCGGCTGCAACTTCAGCATCCAAAGCGCCTGCAGCCAAGACAACATCGGCAACTGCCAAGCCCAAAACCGTCAACGAGAGCGACCTGACCAAGATCAAAGGCCTTGGCCCGGCGACAGCCACCAAGTTGAAGGCGATGGGCATCACTTCCATCAAACAGATCGCCGACCCGACCGCCGAGGAAAAGGAGAAGATGAAAGACTTCTCCAACATGAAAGGTTTCGACTCCTGGTCGGACGAAGCAAAGAAGCTGCTGTCCTGA
- a CDS encoding ABC transporter substrate-binding protein, giving the protein MTSTPTFAVVAREDGQAADIESAQQVTLWYRNYDSPAIRALLDLALRKTPEYGPYLITRSQEMNQGRALRELSNDNGHAVQVANVATTPERENNLLAVTIPIDGGLLGYRVCVTTPQMLSRFEGITRLADLRAGNIRFGQGRHWPDTQILEANGLKVVTHTRYESLFDMLAGGRFECFARGVSEVVYDLDLRQDDGLVIEPDLLFTYPMPSYFFVGRSDMALAMRIQLGLERAIVDGSFLKYLAHYFTRPLEELQLSNRRVFQLGNPWLPGGEKGISEDVLQHMKVRIQLGDKAPPVPN; this is encoded by the coding sequence ATGACCAGTACGCCGACGTTCGCGGTTGTGGCGCGGGAAGACGGTCAAGCAGCAGACATCGAGTCTGCACAGCAAGTTACCCTCTGGTACCGCAATTACGATAGCCCGGCCATACGCGCCCTGCTCGATCTCGCCTTACGCAAGACACCCGAGTACGGCCCCTACCTCATCACTCGCAGCCAGGAGATGAACCAGGGCCGGGCGCTCCGCGAACTGAGCAACGACAACGGGCACGCCGTCCAGGTTGCCAATGTCGCAACCACGCCTGAACGGGAAAACAACCTGCTGGCGGTCACCATTCCCATTGATGGCGGCCTGCTCGGTTACCGCGTCTGCGTGACGACACCACAAATGCTATCAAGGTTCGAGGGAATTACTCGCCTAGCCGACTTACGCGCGGGGAATATCCGCTTCGGTCAGGGCCGCCACTGGCCCGACACCCAGATCCTCGAGGCCAACGGCCTTAAGGTAGTGACCCACACCCGATACGAGAGCCTGTTCGACATGCTCGCGGGCGGGCGTTTCGAGTGTTTTGCCCGGGGCGTCAGCGAAGTGGTCTACGATCTGGACCTACGGCAGGACGATGGCCTGGTGATCGAGCCGGACCTGCTGTTCACCTATCCCATGCCGTCCTATTTCTTCGTGGGCCGCAGTGACATGGCCCTGGCCATGCGTATCCAGCTGGGCCTGGAACGGGCAATCGTGGACGGCAGTTTCCTGAAATACCTGGCCCACTACTTCACCCGACCGCTGGAAGAGCTACAACTTTCCAACCGCCGGGTGTTCCAGTTGGGCAACCCCTGGCTCCCCGGCGGCGAAAAAGGCATCAGCGAAGATGTCCTGCAGCATATGAAAGTACGGATCCAGCTGGGCGACAAGGCACCTCCAGTACCCAACTGA
- the recQ gene encoding DNA helicase RecQ, with translation MTLTATPPASDFSSLKARAQEVLHQVFGFEDFRPLQGEVVDALVSGNDALVLMPTGGGKSLCYQVPAIVRPGVGVVISPLIALMQDQVAALNQLGVRAAFLNSTLWPEEARDIENALVRGELDLLYCAPERLLQPRMQQLLQEAPISLFAIDEAHCVSQWGHDFREDYLGLDMLEREFPQAPRIALTATADERTRKEIAERLHLQQARHFISSFDRPNIQYRITQKDNANKQLLAFIKEEHQGDSGIVYCMSRNKVEATADMLAKQGYVALPYHAGLPAETRAANQERFLREDGVIIVATIAFGMGIDKPDVRFVAHLDLPKSIEAYYQETGRAGRDGAPSNAWMVYGLQDVIKLRQMLESSPGSEHFKRVERQKLDAMLGLCEVTSCRRKALLRYFGDDLEQPCGNCDTCIEPPQTWDGTVAVQKALSCVFRTGQRFGVTYLIDVLRGSENERVLSQGHDKVSTYGIGQELSTQQWKSVFRQLVAGGYLQADAEGYGALSLTEICRPLLKGEETVWLRRDPETKRKTKSGGGSAKRAIVIEDQAAWDTLRAKRKELADEQGVPPYVIFHDTTLLEMLERRPKSLDEMGEVNGIGAAKLEKYGQAFLEVIASME, from the coding sequence ATGACCCTCACGGCCACACCCCCTGCCTCTGATTTCTCCAGTCTCAAAGCCCGCGCACAGGAAGTGCTGCACCAGGTATTCGGTTTTGAAGACTTCCGCCCGTTACAGGGCGAGGTGGTGGATGCCCTGGTGAGCGGCAACGACGCCCTGGTACTCATGCCCACCGGCGGGGGCAAATCACTGTGCTATCAAGTGCCAGCGATCGTACGGCCCGGGGTTGGCGTGGTCATCTCACCGCTGATCGCACTGATGCAGGACCAGGTGGCCGCCCTGAACCAACTGGGTGTGCGGGCAGCCTTCCTCAATTCGACGCTGTGGCCGGAGGAAGCGCGAGATATCGAGAACGCCCTGGTCCGCGGCGAACTGGATTTACTGTACTGCGCGCCTGAACGACTGCTGCAGCCACGTATGCAGCAGCTGTTGCAAGAGGCGCCCATTTCCCTCTTCGCGATTGACGAAGCCCACTGCGTTTCCCAATGGGGGCATGATTTTCGGGAAGACTACCTGGGGCTGGACATGCTGGAGCGGGAGTTCCCGCAGGCCCCCCGGATTGCCCTGACCGCCACCGCCGACGAACGTACACGCAAGGAGATCGCCGAACGCCTGCACCTGCAGCAGGCGCGGCACTTCATCAGTAGCTTCGACCGCCCTAATATCCAGTATCGGATCACGCAGAAAGACAACGCGAACAAGCAGTTGTTGGCCTTTATTAAAGAGGAACATCAAGGCGACTCCGGTATCGTCTATTGCATGTCACGTAACAAGGTCGAAGCCACCGCGGACATGCTGGCGAAACAGGGTTACGTCGCACTGCCCTACCACGCCGGTTTACCGGCAGAAACCCGAGCCGCAAACCAGGAGCGCTTCCTGCGGGAAGACGGCGTCATCATCGTGGCCACCATCGCCTTCGGCATGGGTATCGACAAGCCTGACGTCCGTTTCGTCGCCCACTTGGACTTGCCCAAGAGCATCGAGGCCTACTATCAGGAAACGGGCCGCGCGGGACGTGATGGTGCCCCCTCCAACGCCTGGATGGTTTACGGCCTGCAGGACGTCATCAAGCTTCGTCAGATGCTGGAATCGTCGCCGGGTAGCGAACACTTCAAACGGGTTGAACGCCAGAAACTGGATGCCATGCTCGGCCTTTGCGAAGTAACGTCCTGCCGCCGCAAAGCGCTGCTTCGCTATTTCGGCGACGACCTGGAACAACCCTGCGGCAACTGCGACACGTGCATCGAGCCGCCGCAAACCTGGGACGGTACCGTAGCCGTCCAGAAAGCCCTCTCCTGCGTTTTCCGCACGGGCCAGCGCTTTGGCGTCACTTACCTGATCGATGTCTTGCGCGGCTCCGAGAACGAACGCGTCCTGAGCCAGGGCCATGACAAGGTCAGCACCTATGGCATTGGCCAGGAGCTCTCCACCCAGCAGTGGAAGAGCGTCTTCCGCCAGCTCGTGGCTGGTGGCTATTTACAGGCCGATGCCGAAGGCTACGGCGCGCTGAGCCTCACGGAGATTTGCCGACCGTTGCTGAAGGGAGAGGAAACCGTCTGGCTGCGGCGCGATCCCGAAACCAAACGCAAAACCAAGTCCGGCGGCGGTTCGGCCAAACGTGCGATCGTCATCGAGGACCAGGCCGCGTGGGATACGCTACGGGCCAAGCGTAAGGAATTGGCGGACGAACAGGGCGTGCCGCCGTACGTGATCTTTCACGACACCACGCTCCTGGAAATGCTCGAACGCCGGCCGAAAAGCCTGGACGAGATGGGCGAGGTCAATGGCATTGGCGCGGCCAAGCTTGAGAAGTATGGGCAGGCGTTTCTTGAGGTTATTGCGTCGATGGAGTGA
- a CDS encoding ACP phosphodiesterase translates to MNHLAHLFFAQPTVQSRVGNLLGDFARGVKADELPEAIRRGLENHWAVDSYTDQHPEVRASKALFSSRRRRFAGIALDVLYDHFLIIHWADFADRRRNAFVGEVYTDLEQGQELMPPQMARVVERMIRHDWFTAYGDLQQIGFALDRVAERIRFLNNFDGAVEEIEAHYGELEAHFLRFFPDLITHIQDRAIETPMNGPSGESWPWIRYNPGQR, encoded by the coding sequence ATGAACCACCTGGCCCATCTGTTCTTCGCCCAGCCGACGGTGCAGTCCCGGGTGGGCAACCTGCTGGGTGACTTCGCCCGTGGCGTGAAGGCGGATGAGCTGCCCGAGGCCATCCGGCGGGGACTGGAGAACCACTGGGCGGTGGATAGCTACACGGACCAGCATCCTGAAGTCCGGGCTTCCAAGGCGCTGTTCTCATCGCGACGCAGGCGATTCGCCGGCATTGCACTTGATGTGCTCTATGATCATTTCCTGATCATCCATTGGGCTGATTTCGCCGACCGGCGCCGCAACGCGTTCGTTGGCGAAGTCTACACCGACCTCGAACAGGGCCAGGAATTGATGCCGCCGCAGATGGCTCGGGTGGTGGAGCGCATGATCCGCCACGACTGGTTTACCGCCTACGGTGATCTGCAACAGATTGGTTTCGCCCTCGATCGCGTGGCAGAGCGAATCCGGTTTCTTAACAATTTCGATGGTGCGGTGGAGGAAATCGAGGCCCACTATGGTGAACTGGAAGCTCATTTCCTGCGTTTCTTTCCGGACCTGATCACCCATATCCAGGACCGGGCGATCGAAACGCCGATGAACGGGCCGTCAGGTGAGTCCTGGCCTTGGATTCGTTACAATCCCGGGCAACGATGA
- a CDS encoding lysophospholipid acyltransferase family protein: MQDFDSIRPYRDSETREVLDRLGSDQEFLGLIGRFKAPTLTRLTPGLTRFWIRRWLQKEFGDAETIDALQARLYHFVDQLVHSTTTRVTHSGLEQLDRNTAYLFISNHRDIVFDPMVVNYQLVTNGFRTTRIAIGDNLLQNRLFAELMRLNKSFVVKRNMSSPREMRDTYQTLSAFIHHSIEDNQSIWIAQREGRAKDGLDITDPAIIKMFHMSQKKTGRSFAESMNGLNIVPVSIAYEYDPCDVPKARELEARARTGSYQKHADEDTSQIMQGLTGYKGHVHVHFGAPITDSPDTAKELAERIDADMHRHYHLHASNLIAHDMSQVHQLSHHTEPQVPETIETAEAYTPADMEAAQAELERRLSHTSDALRPFLLAMYANPVSSMLKASMSTPGNRP; the protein is encoded by the coding sequence ATGCAGGATTTTGATTCAATTCGGCCCTACCGGGACAGCGAAACCCGCGAAGTGCTGGACAGGTTGGGGAGTGATCAGGAGTTCCTTGGACTGATCGGTCGTTTCAAGGCCCCGACACTGACACGGCTGACCCCCGGCCTTACGCGGTTCTGGATTAGACGCTGGCTGCAGAAGGAGTTTGGTGACGCCGAGACGATCGATGCGTTGCAGGCCAGGCTCTATCATTTCGTGGACCAGCTGGTTCACAGCACAACCACGCGGGTGACCCATTCGGGGCTCGAACAGCTGGACCGCAACACCGCCTACCTGTTTATCTCCAACCACCGGGACATCGTGTTCGACCCCATGGTGGTGAACTACCAGTTGGTCACCAACGGTTTCCGCACCACACGGATTGCGATCGGCGACAACCTGCTGCAGAACCGTTTGTTCGCCGAATTGATGCGACTGAACAAGAGTTTCGTGGTTAAGCGCAATATGTCCAGCCCGCGGGAAATGCGTGATACCTACCAGACTCTGTCGGCCTTTATCCATCACTCTATCGAAGATAACCAAAGCATCTGGATCGCCCAACGGGAAGGGCGGGCCAAGGATGGGCTGGATATCACCGACCCGGCCATCATCAAGATGTTCCATATGAGCCAGAAAAAGACCGGCCGCAGTTTCGCCGAGTCCATGAATGGTCTCAATATCGTGCCGGTGTCCATTGCCTACGAATACGATCCCTGCGACGTACCCAAGGCCCGGGAGCTGGAAGCACGGGCGCGTACCGGCAGTTACCAGAAGCATGCCGATGAGGACACCAGTCAGATCATGCAAGGACTGACCGGCTATAAGGGCCACGTGCATGTGCATTTTGGCGCGCCAATTACCGATTCGCCGGACACGGCGAAAGAGCTGGCCGAGCGGATCGACGCGGATATGCATCGACACTACCACCTGCATGCGTCCAACCTGATTGCCCATGACATGAGCCAGGTGCACCAGCTCAGCCATCACACCGAACCGCAGGTGCCGGAGACCATCGAGACCGCCGAGGCCTACACGCCCGCGGATATGGAAGCGGCCCAGGCCGAACTGGAGCGACGGCTGTCCCACACCAGCGATGCCTTGCGTCCCTTCCTGTTGGCGATGTACGCCAATCCGGTATCCAGTATGCTGAAGGCCTCCATGTCCACACCCGGGAACAGGCCTTAA
- a CDS encoding DUF4442 domain-containing protein, whose protein sequence is MAIKDRLIGVTSDWLSSLDPDAGLEKPWNWLQRQGGYRMVNRLVGQAIPFAPRNRFRVEDVRPGYVRARISIKGNRNHFGSLYAGAYFLVAEIPGGVLTLFDMGPRYIPILKEMSLQFLQPSDSDVTIELQLSEETRRTIKMDADTTGRAAFTLEGELKDTDGNIVARSTAHYRVKKQGFEAENANVGRVSNA, encoded by the coding sequence ATGGCCATAAAAGATCGACTGATAGGCGTGACCAGCGACTGGCTCTCGAGCCTGGATCCGGATGCGGGGCTTGAAAAACCCTGGAATTGGCTGCAGCGCCAGGGCGGCTATCGGATGGTCAACCGACTCGTTGGGCAGGCCATTCCGTTCGCGCCCCGCAACCGGTTCCGGGTGGAGGATGTCAGACCGGGCTACGTGCGGGCCCGGATATCCATCAAGGGCAACCGTAACCATTTCGGCAGCCTGTACGCCGGCGCCTACTTCCTCGTGGCGGAAATCCCCGGCGGGGTGCTGACCCTGTTCGATATGGGGCCGCGCTACATCCCGATCCTCAAGGAGATGTCGCTCCAGTTCCTGCAGCCATCGGATTCCGATGTCACGATCGAATTGCAGCTTTCCGAAGAAACCCGCAGGACCATCAAAATGGATGCGGACACCACCGGCCGTGCGGCGTTTACGCTGGAAGGGGAGTTGAAGGACACGGACGGCAACATCGTCGCGCGCTCGACGGCGCATTATCGGGTGAAGAAACAGGGGTTTGAGGCAGAAAATGCGAATGTAGGTCGGGTTAGCAACGCGTAA
- a CDS encoding bifunctional GNAT family N-acetyltransferase/carbon-nitrogen hydrolase family protein: MAHEELHLNLRNLTEEDYPQLKQLMDRIYDDIGGAWPEETIKELVQKFPDGQICIEDSGELIAVALTVLVNYERFSNPHTYDDLILKNERVRHDAVGDAMYGLDVFIHPDYRGYRLGRRLYEARKELCRTRNYRAILAGGRIPNYHKFSDQFTPAEYIERVDRKEIYDPILTFQLSNDFQVTRLMHKYLPEDQKSMGYATLLEWNNILYTPPAPVLKTRKTNVRMGAVQWQMREFTSVEEVLKQVEYFVDALSDYKSDFALFPEFFNAPLMGLTDQLDQTRAIRFLAGFTKQFRDQMSEMAVSYNINIVTGSMPLLDNDRLYNVSYLCHRDGRVDEQRKIHITPHERRDWVIEGGNHFEVFETDAGRVAILICYDIEFPELGRIAASQGVDIICVPFWTDTKNGYLRVRHCAQARAIENECYVVITGSVGNLPKVENLDVQYAQSSVFSPSDFAFPHDAVMAETTPNTEMIMFSDMDLSKLTLVRDEGSVTNLKDRRTDMYAVKMNSQK; the protein is encoded by the coding sequence ATGGCTCATGAAGAACTGCATCTCAATCTCCGCAACCTGACCGAAGAGGACTATCCGCAGCTTAAGCAGCTGATGGATCGGATCTACGATGATATCGGCGGGGCGTGGCCAGAAGAGACGATCAAGGAACTGGTCCAGAAGTTTCCTGATGGGCAGATCTGTATCGAGGACAGCGGCGAACTCATCGCTGTGGCGCTTACCGTACTGGTGAACTACGAGCGTTTCAGCAACCCGCACACCTACGACGACCTGATCCTCAAGAACGAGCGCGTTCGCCACGACGCGGTCGGCGACGCCATGTACGGGCTGGACGTCTTCATCCACCCGGACTACCGCGGTTACCGCCTTGGCCGGCGGTTATACGAAGCACGCAAGGAGCTGTGCCGTACCCGCAACTATCGGGCAATCCTTGCGGGCGGGCGTATCCCCAACTACCACAAGTTCTCCGACCAGTTCACACCGGCGGAATACATCGAACGGGTAGATCGCAAGGAGATCTACGATCCGATCCTGACGTTCCAGCTATCCAACGATTTCCAGGTCACCCGACTGATGCACAAGTATCTTCCGGAAGACCAGAAATCAATGGGATACGCCACACTCCTCGAGTGGAATAACATCCTCTACACGCCGCCCGCACCGGTGCTGAAAACACGCAAGACCAACGTGCGCATGGGTGCCGTGCAGTGGCAAATGCGGGAATTCACTTCTGTCGAGGAAGTGCTCAAGCAGGTGGAGTACTTCGTGGATGCCCTGTCCGACTACAAGAGCGATTTCGCCCTGTTCCCGGAGTTTTTCAACGCGCCGCTGATGGGCCTTACCGACCAGTTGGACCAGACTCGGGCCATCCGTTTCCTGGCGGGCTTCACCAAGCAGTTCCGGGACCAGATGTCGGAAATGGCGGTGAGTTACAACATCAATATCGTCACCGGTTCCATGCCGTTGCTGGACAACGACCGGCTCTACAACGTGTCCTACCTCTGCCACCGGGACGGCCGGGTAGATGAGCAGCGGAAGATCCATATCACCCCGCACGAGCGGCGCGACTGGGTCATCGAAGGCGGCAACCATTTCGAGGTATTCGAGACCGACGCCGGCCGGGTCGCCATCTTGATCTGTTACGACATCGAGTTCCCGGAGCTGGGCCGGATTGCCGCCAGCCAGGGCGTAGACATCATTTGCGTCCCCTTCTGGACAGACACCAAGAACGGTTACCTGCGGGTGCGGCACTGTGCCCAGGCCCGGGCCATCGAGAACGAATGCTACGTGGTGATCACCGGTAGTGTGGGCAACCTGCCGAAAGTGGAGAACCTGGACGTCCAGTACGCCCAGTCATCCGTATTCTCGCCCTCGGACTTTGCCTTCCCGCATGACGCGGTAATGGCGGAAACGACGCCGAACACGGAGATGATCATGTTCTCGGACATGGACCTGTCGAAGCTCACACTGGTCCGCGACGAGGGCTCGGTGACCAACCTCAAGGATCGCCGCACCGACATGTATGCCGTGAAGATGAATTCACAGAAATAA
- a CDS encoding diacylglycerol/lipid kinase family protein → MTTWLMANPKAGDNSRDRDFWTNHLEKAGVTDFRVCDLGDQAWMDEVTRNDRVLAAGGDGSVNSAARLCLRTGATLGILPSGTANDFARNLGLPEDPEALCQLIASGTTEWLDVAQFGDQVFLNVAHVGLGTWPVRESSSEVKRRFGRFAYAAMLMRKVVGQRGFRAAIQCESGAVAGRWLTIAVATGAFFGGGNTIPEASANDGQLDIIAVRPKSIIRLFAAFLIVRIRGKSPQRASTVVQLKSPWCKIQTRKTKTVTADGEIVGETPLDVVCKPGCLRVICKEVVST, encoded by the coding sequence ATGACAACCTGGTTGATGGCGAACCCCAAGGCCGGCGATAACAGTAGGGATCGGGATTTCTGGACAAACCACCTCGAGAAAGCCGGCGTAACGGACTTCCGTGTCTGCGATCTTGGAGATCAAGCGTGGATGGACGAAGTGACCCGGAATGACCGGGTACTGGCCGCCGGCGGGGACGGCTCGGTCAACAGCGCAGCCCGTTTGTGCCTCCGGACCGGCGCCACGCTGGGTATCCTGCCTTCCGGCACGGCCAATGACTTCGCCCGCAACCTGGGGCTCCCCGAAGATCCCGAAGCGCTCTGCCAATTGATCGCCTCGGGCACCACCGAATGGCTGGACGTCGCCCAATTCGGTGACCAGGTTTTCCTCAATGTCGCTCACGTGGGCTTGGGCACCTGGCCGGTCCGCGAGTCGTCCAGCGAGGTGAAGCGCCGATTTGGCCGTTTCGCCTACGCCGCAATGTTGATGCGAAAAGTCGTCGGACAACGTGGTTTCCGCGCCGCCATCCAATGTGAGAGCGGTGCAGTCGCCGGCCGATGGTTAACCATAGCCGTTGCCACCGGCGCCTTCTTTGGAGGTGGCAACACCATCCCGGAAGCGTCTGCCAATGATGGCCAGCTCGATATCATCGCGGTGCGACCCAAGTCGATAATCCGATTGTTTGCGGCCTTCCTGATCGTCCGCATACGAGGTAAGTCTCCCCAGAGGGCCAGTACCGTCGTTCAACTCAAAAGTCCCTGGTGCAAAATCCAGACGCGTAAGACGAAAACAGTCACTGCTGACGGCGAGATTGTTGGCGAAACCCCCCTCGATGTCGTTTGCAAGCCCGGTTGCCTGCGAGTGATCTGCAAGGAAGTCGTTAGCACCTGA